One Gemella haemolysans ATCC 10379 DNA segment encodes these proteins:
- a CDS encoding endonuclease/exonuclease/phosphatase family protein, with product MKLLTINVHSWLEENQLEKLNILAKVIVEKNYDVVAMQEVNQLINSEDVQQGIKTDNFGKLLLDKIREYGEEGYSYYWTYSHIGFDKFEEGLAILAKGEVVAVEDFYCTAQQTVTSIESRKILKVDLKVNNEIVEFYSCHMNLPTCKGEDIDQNLSNLINYTDNKNLKVFMGDFNTDYFHQVDDYKRILDKGLYDTYELAEKKDGGVTVYKNISGWEDSMCQKKLDYVFINRKLDVKESFVIFNDDNYPIISDHNGLEVTLAEK from the coding sequence ATGAAACTATTAACGATTAATGTTCATAGTTGGTTAGAAGAAAATCAACTAGAAAAATTAAATATTTTAGCGAAGGTAATTGTAGAAAAAAATTATGACGTGGTTGCCATGCAAGAAGTAAATCAATTGATTAATAGTGAAGATGTTCAACAAGGTATAAAAACAGATAACTTCGGGAAATTATTGTTAGATAAGATTAGAGAATATGGAGAAGAAGGTTACAGTTATTACTGGACATATTCTCACATTGGATTTGATAAATTCGAAGAAGGACTAGCGATATTAGCTAAAGGTGAGGTTGTTGCCGTAGAGGACTTTTACTGTACGGCACAACAAACCGTGACTTCTATCGAATCAAGAAAAATTTTAAAAGTAGATCTTAAAGTAAATAATGAGATCGTAGAATTTTACAGTTGTCATATGAATTTGCCAACTTGTAAAGGGGAAGACATAGATCAAAATCTTAGCAACCTAATTAATTATACAGATAACAAAAATCTTAAAGTTTTCATGGGGGATTTCAATACGGATTATTTTCATCAAGTAGATGATTACAAAAGAATACTTGATAAAGGATTATATGATACATATGAATTAGCCGAGAAAAAAGACGGGGGAGTTACCGTATATAAAAATATAAGTGGTTGGGAAGATTCTATGTGTCAGAAAAAATTGGATTATGTTTTTATTAATAGAAAATTGGATGTAAAAGAAAGTTTTGTTATATTTAATGATGATAATTATCCAATAATTTCTGATCATAATGGCTTAGAAGTAACATTAGCAGAAAAATAA